The Thermococcus sp. M39 genome window below encodes:
- a CDS encoding acetyl ornithine aminotransferase family protein: MGFEEFPKIVIKPPGPKAKELIEREKRVISSGLGVKLFPVVPERGFGALIEDVDGNIFIDFLAGAAAASTGYAHPKLVKEVQEQVSKIQHSMIGYTYSKRAIEVAEILAEKAPIENPKILFGLSGSDAMDLTMKVARFATRKPWFIAFIGAYHGQTYGATSIAAFQSSQKRGFSPLVPNVVWIPYPNPYRNVWGINGYEEPDELINRFLDYLENYVLAHVVPPDEVAALIAEPIQGDAGIVVPPENFFIELKKVLDEHGILLAMDEVQTGIGRTGKWFATEWFKVEPDFISFGKGVASGMGLSGVIGRAELMDMTSGSALLTPAANPVISAAAYATLKIIEEEKVIENAQKVGAFIMKRLKEMQEKYEVMGDVRGKGLMIGVEIVKPDGKPDPDLTGKICWRAFELGLILPSYGMFGNVIRITPPLVITEEIAEKGLEIMEQALKDALAGKVTHKVITWH, translated from the coding sequence ATGGGCTTTGAGGAATTTCCCAAGATAGTTATTAAGCCTCCGGGACCAAAGGCAAAGGAGCTGATTGAAAGAGAAAAGAGAGTGATTTCCTCTGGTCTCGGTGTTAAACTATTCCCAGTTGTTCCTGAGAGGGGTTTTGGAGCTTTAATAGAGGATGTTGATGGGAATATTTTCATTGACTTCTTAGCTGGGGCTGCTGCAGCATCAACAGGCTACGCCCATCCAAAGTTGGTTAAAGAAGTTCAAGAACAAGTTTCAAAGATACAGCACTCAATGATAGGTTATACCTATAGCAAAAGAGCCATAGAAGTTGCTGAAATTTTAGCAGAAAAAGCTCCAATTGAAAATCCGAAGATACTCTTCGGTTTGAGCGGGAGCGATGCAATGGATTTGACCATGAAGGTAGCACGCTTTGCCACGAGGAAGCCATGGTTCATAGCATTTATTGGAGCTTATCACGGACAGACTTATGGTGCAACTTCCATAGCCGCATTCCAGAGCTCTCAGAAGAGAGGGTTCTCACCTTTAGTGCCCAATGTTGTGTGGATTCCTTATCCAAACCCCTACCGAAACGTCTGGGGAATCAACGGCTATGAAGAACCAGATGAGCTGATAAACCGCTTTTTAGATTATCTTGAGAACTACGTTTTAGCCCATGTAGTTCCACCAGATGAAGTTGCCGCTTTAATAGCGGAGCCAATTCAAGGAGACGCAGGAATAGTTGTTCCGCCAGAGAACTTTTTCATCGAACTAAAGAAGGTCTTAGATGAACACGGCATTCTCTTGGCGATGGATGAAGTTCAAACGGGCATTGGAAGGACCGGAAAGTGGTTTGCAACAGAGTGGTTCAAAGTAGAGCCAGACTTCATTTCCTTTGGAAAGGGAGTTGCTAGTGGAATGGGGCTGAGCGGAGTTATAGGAAGGGCTGAGCTAATGGACATGACGAGCGGAAGCGCTCTATTAACTCCAGCTGCCAATCCAGTGATTTCAGCAGCAGCCTATGCTACACTGAAGATAATTGAGGAGGAAAAGGTCATTGAGAACGCCCAAAAGGTCGGGGCATTCATAATGAAGCGCTTGAAGGAAATGCAGGAGAAATATGAAGTCATGGGCGACGTTAGAGGAAAGGGACTGATGATTGGTGTTGAAATCGTTAAGCCAGATGGTAAACCAGACCCAGATCTAACTGGAAAGATATGCTGGAGAGCCTTTGAACTCGGCTTAATTCTGCCGAGCTACGGAATGTTTGGAAATGTCATCAGAATTACACCTCCGCTAGTTATAACTGAAGAAATAGCAGAGAAAGGATTAGAGATTATGGAGCAGGCTTTGAAAGATGCATTGGCTGGTAAAGTGACTCACAAAGTTATTACTTGGCATTGA
- the hisS gene encoding histidine--tRNA ligase — MVKERIERVKGTRDLLPEDMAKRRWVFERIREVFEVYGFKEILTPTFEYTKLFQLRSGEEVVKQLYAFKDKGGRDISLRPDLTSSVARLFVNKFQNAPKPVKWYYITNMFRYEEPQSGRLREFWQAGVELIGSANIEADAEVIALMIESYLATGLKDFTVNIGDRVLLDEFAKMLGVEDDIGLMRLIDKKDKMTREEFIKSLKDFGLNDDAIDKVLFLIELKGKPDEILPKAYELFTSEVAKEELKKIEELFELLKAYGVEKYALIDFGIARGFDYYTSIVFEAIAPNELGIGSIGGGGRYDNLIEVFGGKPTPATGFAIGIERLIPILESKGLLPSFRLSPDVFVVYIGKELEVKAKAIEITQALRKAGIKAEYDLQGRKLKKALEYADKLEIPLVIILGKRDLAEGKATIRDMATGEQKSVAIEKIVEEVKEMLG, encoded by the coding sequence ATGGTAAAAGAGAGAATTGAGAGAGTAAAAGGAACGAGAGATTTACTTCCAGAGGATATGGCTAAAAGGAGATGGGTGTTTGAAAGGATAAGAGAGGTCTTCGAGGTTTATGGCTTTAAAGAAATCCTCACTCCAACCTTTGAATACACCAAGCTCTTCCAGCTCAGGAGCGGAGAGGAAGTTGTGAAGCAGCTCTACGCCTTTAAGGACAAAGGTGGGAGAGATATATCCCTGAGACCAGATCTGACTTCAAGCGTAGCTCGCTTATTTGTCAATAAATTCCAGAACGCTCCAAAGCCCGTGAAGTGGTACTACATAACAAATATGTTCCGCTACGAAGAACCTCAGAGCGGTCGCTTGAGAGAGTTCTGGCAGGCTGGCGTTGAGCTCATTGGCTCGGCAAACATCGAGGCTGATGCTGAGGTAATAGCTTTAATGATTGAGAGCTATCTTGCAACGGGTCTCAAAGACTTTACAGTTAATATAGGTGACAGAGTTCTTTTAGATGAGTTTGCCAAAATGCTGGGCGTTGAAGATGACATTGGATTGATGAGATTAATTGATAAGAAGGACAAGATGACGAGGGAGGAATTCATAAAGTCTCTCAAAGACTTTGGACTGAACGATGATGCCATTGACAAAGTTCTCTTTTTGATTGAGCTTAAAGGAAAGCCTGATGAAATCTTACCCAAAGCTTACGAGCTGTTTACAAGTGAAGTAGCTAAGGAAGAACTGAAAAAAATTGAGGAATTATTTGAGCTTTTGAAGGCTTATGGTGTTGAAAAATATGCTTTAATCGACTTTGGAATCGCGAGAGGCTTTGACTATTACACAAGCATTGTGTTTGAGGCAATAGCTCCGAATGAACTTGGTATTGGCTCCATTGGTGGCGGTGGGAGGTATGACAACTTAATAGAGGTCTTTGGTGGAAAGCCGACACCAGCGACAGGTTTTGCAATTGGAATTGAGAGGCTAATCCCAATATTGGAAAGCAAAGGACTTTTGCCGAGCTTTAGACTAAGTCCAGACGTTTTTGTGGTTTACATTGGAAAGGAGCTTGAGGTCAAAGCCAAGGCAATAGAGATAACCCAAGCCCTTAGGAAAGCGGGGATTAAAGCAGAGTATGACTTGCAGGGAAGAAAACTGAAAAAAGCCTTAGAGTATGCTGATAAGCTTGAAATACCCCTCGTTATAATACTCGGAAAGAGAGATCTGGCTGAAGGAAAAGCCACGATTAGAGATATGGCAACTGGAGAGCAGAAGAGTGTTGCAATTGAAAAGATAGTTGAGGAAGTTAAGGAAATGCTTGGATGA
- a CDS encoding MarC family protein, which produces MIEEILSASLLMLIMIDPSDKILLVSLLREDFHIEDIKQLIIRANLIGFILLIIFALAGKIILQDIFHIDLNALKVAGGFVLFKIGLEALEGGGMVTLKKEKNILALAAVPVATPLIAGPAAITTAITLTAEYGLKVSASAILIAILLTALLMFVTLYMIQNIKKTTLGVFIRIIGLFTMAIGAQMMVEGVGGIFLRLLQSSA; this is translated from the coding sequence ATGATTGAGGAAATCCTCAGCGCTTCATTGCTGATGCTAATCATGATTGATCCGAGCGATAAGATACTCTTGGTTAGCTTACTTAGGGAGGACTTTCATATAGAAGACATAAAGCAGCTCATCATTAGAGCAAACTTAATCGGTTTTATCCTGCTCATAATCTTTGCCTTAGCTGGTAAAATAATTCTGCAGGATATTTTTCACATTGATTTGAATGCCTTGAAGGTTGCTGGAGGATTCGTTCTGTTTAAAATAGGTCTTGAGGCACTGGAAGGCGGCGGTATGGTAACACTCAAGAAGGAGAAGAACATCTTAGCCTTAGCTGCAGTTCCGGTTGCAACTCCTCTTATAGCAGGACCTGCTGCAATAACAACTGCAATCACCTTGACAGCGGAGTATGGGTTAAAGGTCTCTGCCTCAGCTATCTTAATAGCGATTTTGCTAACTGCTCTGCTCATGTTCGTAACGCTCTACATGATTCAGAACATCAAGAAAACAACCTTGGGTGTTTTTATTAGAATAATAGGTCTCTTCACGATGGCAATTGGTGCCCAGATGATGGTTGAAGGCGTTGGTGGGATTTTCCTCAGACTGCTTCAAAGCTCTGCCTGA
- a CDS encoding METTL5 family protein translates to MKKKHLAMLLSRLKGFENPRPELEQYRTPGNVAAELLWLAYSLDDVEGKVIADLGAGTGVLSVGACLLGAKKVYAVEIDENALKIARENVKALGVESCVELIFSDVSFFDKQVDTVIMNPPFGSQNPKADRPFLLKAFEISRVVYSIHLAKPEVRKFIEAFVRDNGFTITHRLTVDFEIPAQFFFHRKRLERIKVDIYRFAQPTERSS, encoded by the coding sequence ATGAAGAAGAAGCATCTTGCAATGCTCCTCTCAAGGCTCAAAGGGTTTGAAAATCCCAGACCAGAGCTGGAGCAGTATAGAACTCCGGGAAACGTTGCAGCTGAGCTTTTATGGTTAGCATATTCTTTGGACGACGTTGAAGGCAAAGTTATAGCTGATTTAGGTGCCGGCACAGGAGTTTTAAGTGTGGGAGCTTGCCTTTTGGGGGCAAAAAAGGTTTACGCTGTTGAAATTGATGAAAATGCTTTGAAAATAGCAAGGGAGAATGTAAAAGCTCTGGGTGTGGAAAGTTGTGTTGAGCTGATTTTCTCTGATGTGAGCTTTTTTGATAAGCAAGTTGACACGGTCATCATGAATCCCCCTTTTGGCTCTCAAAATCCAAAAGCGGACAGGCCTTTTCTTCTAAAGGCTTTTGAAATAAGCAGGGTTGTGTATTCAATCCATCTGGCAAAGCCCGAAGTCAGGAAATTTATTGAGGCTTTTGTGAGGGATAACGGCTTTACAATAACGCACCGACTAACAGTTGACTTTGAAATTCCGGCTCAGTTTTTCTTCCACCGCAAGAGGCTGGAGAGGATAAAGGTTGACATATATAGGTTTGCTCAGCCAACCGAGCGCTCATCATGA
- the dph2 gene encoding diphthamide biosynthesis enzyme Dph2 yields MHEIPFEEILQNLEELDSKKVLIQTPEGLKKEAQALAEFLEKNGIEVIISGDINYGACDLADREAKMLGCDVLIHLGHSYMQLNLEIPVIFVPAFAKVDVVKALENNLNEIKKLGKKIALVTTVQHIRDLRRVREFLEERGFQVFIGEGDNRVSFAGQVLGCNFTTARVRKEVDGILFIGAGYFHPIGVALATKKPTLAINPYSGDFAWMDKEVEKIVRKRWGMIARAYDAKKFGVIISTKKGQLRLGEAKRIMGLLKEHGREAQLIAMNYINPEALEGFDFDAYVVVACPRVPIDDAEKWRKPVLTPKEVELLLGLREEYEFDEILGGKREIDEPLGISLKLPKR; encoded by the coding sequence ATTCACGAGATACCCTTTGAGGAGATACTACAGAACCTTGAGGAGTTAGATTCTAAAAAAGTTCTTATTCAAACTCCAGAGGGGTTAAAGAAAGAAGCTCAAGCTTTGGCTGAATTTTTGGAAAAGAATGGAATTGAGGTAATAATAAGTGGAGATATAAACTATGGGGCTTGTGATTTAGCTGATAGAGAGGCTAAGATGCTCGGCTGCGATGTTTTGATCCATTTAGGTCACTCTTACATGCAGCTTAATCTAGAAATTCCTGTAATTTTTGTCCCTGCTTTTGCAAAAGTTGATGTTGTGAAAGCTTTGGAGAATAATTTAAACGAGATTAAAAAGCTCGGTAAAAAAATAGCTCTCGTAACAACAGTTCAGCACATAAGGGATTTAAGGAGAGTACGGGAGTTCTTAGAAGAGAGGGGCTTTCAAGTTTTCATTGGCGAGGGAGATAATAGGGTTTCATTTGCTGGACAGGTTTTGGGGTGCAACTTCACAACGGCAAGAGTTAGAAAGGAAGTTGATGGAATTCTGTTCATAGGTGCTGGCTACTTTCACCCAATTGGTGTTGCTTTAGCCACAAAAAAGCCAACTTTAGCTATCAACCCTTACAGTGGAGACTTCGCTTGGATGGATAAGGAAGTAGAAAAGATTGTGAGGAAAAGGTGGGGAATGATTGCTAGAGCTTATGATGCTAAGAAATTTGGCGTTATTATAAGCACAAAGAAGGGACAGCTACGCTTAGGGGAAGCTAAGAGAATAATGGGGCTTTTAAAAGAGCACGGGAGAGAAGCACAGCTGATAGCAATGAACTACATAAATCCAGAGGCTTTGGAGGGCTTTGATTTTGATGCCTACGTTGTTGTTGCTTGTCCTCGTGTACCAATAGACGATGCAGAGAAGTGGAGAAAGCCCGTTTTAACGCCGAAGGAGGTTGAATTACTGCTCGGCTTGAGAGAAGAGTATGAGTTTGATGAAATTCTTGGGGGTAAAAGGGAGATTGATGAGCCTTTGGGAATAAGCTTAAAGCTTCCAAAGAGGTGA
- a CDS encoding DUF3887 domain-containing protein — protein MKKIILSLFLLVMVSTSLIHAAQPYDEVAKAVFESLKTGNYSILEPYLDEKMKEAFNEKSFNALREQMISKYGNLESFEFAEEGKAGEFILGYYHFEFEKANVTIKLVFSQVDSEYKLSGLWIKKVIWKEKGIPLPLAVSLPILGGILALLTVYTIGFKKIKGAELILGFFLVAVTLFIQPIIQQAPFLALGIKSNADIIAKGFSFTVITAIWLGFVAGFFQESLKYAFVRNKTLKEALFIGIGFGLGEAVLVPLLQVVQSFALGGLPPVQLTQALLSSFERYIATLFHGGTTLILAYAYKNGFGRKALVVLSIAHSVIDTFAAYYQLTNSQTSLIMTYGIIIVITLILLQYAIPKAKVEKEEEKVVW, from the coding sequence ATGAAAAAGATAATTTTGAGCTTATTTCTTCTTGTTATGGTTTCTACCTCATTAATCCATGCAGCGCAGCCCTATGACGAAGTTGCAAAAGCAGTTTTTGAAAGCCTAAAAACTGGAAATTACTCAATTCTCGAACCATATCTGGACGAAAAAATGAAGGAGGCTTTTAATGAAAAATCCTTCAATGCTTTAAGAGAACAGATGATTTCGAAATATGGCAATCTTGAAAGCTTTGAATTTGCTGAAGAAGGAAAAGCTGGGGAATTTATTTTGGGGTATTATCATTTTGAGTTCGAAAAAGCTAATGTTACGATAAAACTTGTTTTTAGCCAAGTTGATAGCGAATACAAGCTTTCTGGACTCTGGATTAAAAAAGTTATTTGGAAGGAAAAGGGAATTCCCCTTCCCTTAGCAGTTAGTTTGCCCATCTTGGGCGGAATATTAGCATTACTAACAGTTTACACCATTGGGTTTAAGAAGATTAAAGGTGCAGAGCTTATTTTGGGCTTCTTTTTAGTTGCAGTAACACTTTTCATTCAGCCGATAATTCAGCAAGCTCCATTCTTGGCCTTAGGAATTAAATCAAATGCAGATATAATTGCTAAAGGGTTTAGTTTCACAGTTATCACAGCGATTTGGCTTGGATTTGTTGCCGGATTCTTCCAAGAGAGTCTGAAGTATGCTTTTGTGAGGAATAAGACTCTTAAAGAAGCACTCTTCATTGGAATTGGATTTGGACTCGGTGAGGCAGTTTTGGTGCCGTTGCTTCAAGTAGTTCAAAGCTTTGCTCTAGGAGGTTTGCCTCCAGTCCAGCTGACACAAGCACTGCTTAGCTCATTTGAAAGATACATAGCGACTCTTTTCCATGGAGGAACCACTCTAATACTGGCATACGCTTATAAAAATGGATTTGGAAGAAAAGCTTTAGTAGTCCTAAGCATTGCCCACAGCGTTATTGATACGTTTGCCGCATATTATCAGCTCACGAATTCCCAGACAAGCTTAATAATGACTTATGGTATCATCATTGTTATAACACTCATACTACTGCAGTATGCCATTCCAAAAGCGAAAGTAGAAAAGGAGGAAGAAAAGGTTGTTTGGTGA
- a CDS encoding PadR family transcriptional regulator, translating to MFGDPKEKALKKLRRELRAGTYSFIILSILENKGDMHGYAIRKEFEKLSNGKIVPSEGTLYDLLKSLEKYKLIEGFWAEVGGRARKYYRITPLGKDVLKELKEEVEFVNNVVKKLMRDEYGWD from the coding sequence TTGTTTGGTGATCCAAAAGAGAAAGCCCTAAAAAAGCTGAGGAGGGAGCTTAGGGCTGGCACTTACTCCTTTATCATCCTATCTATTCTTGAGAATAAAGGGGATATGCACGGTTATGCAATCAGAAAGGAGTTTGAAAAGCTGAGTAATGGTAAAATCGTGCCAAGTGAGGGGACTCTTTACGATTTGCTGAAAAGCTTGGAGAAATACAAGCTAATTGAAGGTTTTTGGGCTGAAGTTGGAGGGAGAGCTAGGAAATATTATCGGATAACCCCTCTTGGAAAAGATGTCCTTAAAGAGCTTAAGGAAGAGGTGGAGTTTGTCAATAACGTTGTTAAAAAGCTGATGAGGGATGAATATGGATGGGATTGA
- a CDS encoding DUF1648 domain-containing protein, with the protein MDGIEAMNMMFEMFLAVTMFIAGLLTYLFRNESNMAIGFRFGYTFASKEAWVKVNTFGGKAFMAFGILLFILSPKIHNMLIFTLIVVAGTLLITAIGYKMAKEIVEKESIKEPAIGEPKPIEGIDVKPYLLIQISILAFSLGFLAFSWDKLPDTVAIHFNIAGEPDNFAQKTFGVFLFPLAISLLPIALTYMAKDPMTIRVAPKTSKKALKVFAEMMTLLEVILVWANIYAILYNAYNFHSNALLSATLFGGIGLLLIETFRLLLAAGTHK; encoded by the coding sequence ATGGATGGGATTGAAGCAATGAACATGATGTTTGAAATGTTCCTTGCTGTCACGATGTTTATAGCCGGCCTGCTAACTTACCTCTTTAGAAACGAGTCGAACATGGCGATAGGCTTTCGCTTTGGCTACACCTTTGCATCTAAGGAGGCATGGGTAAAGGTAAACACCTTCGGCGGAAAAGCTTTCATGGCTTTTGGAATTTTGCTCTTCATCTTGAGCCCTAAAATTCATAATATGCTCATTTTCACCTTAATAGTAGTGGCAGGGACCCTGCTGATAACTGCCATAGGATATAAGATGGCCAAGGAAATCGTTGAGAAGGAAAGCATCAAAGAGCCAGCAATTGGAGAGCCAAAGCCTATTGAAGGAATAGATGTAAAGCCATATCTTCTGATTCAGATAAGTATTTTAGCTTTCAGTCTTGGATTCTTGGCGTTCAGCTGGGATAAGCTCCCTGATACAGTTGCAATTCACTTCAACATAGCCGGAGAACCTGACAACTTCGCCCAGAAGACATTCGGAGTCTTTCTGTTTCCTTTGGCAATATCTCTGCTCCCAATTGCTCTTACATACATGGCCAAGGATCCCATGACAATAAGAGTAGCTCCAAAAACAAGCAAAAAAGCACTGAAAGTCTTTGCTGAAATGATGACACTCCTCGAGGTAATCTTAGTATGGGCAAACATTTACGCTATACTTTATAACGCTTACAACTTCCACTCAAATGCCCTACTATCTGCAACACTTTTTGGTGGAATTGGACTATTGCTGATTGAAACTTTCAGACTGCTACTTGCTGCTGGAACTCATAAGTAG
- a CDS encoding nitrilase, giving the protein MRIGFIQMEPKLLDLNANLSKAEKLLKEAAKQEAQLVVFPELFDTGYNFESKEEVESIAQQIPDGETTQFLIEQAKEHEMFIVAGTAEKDEKGKLYNSAVLVGPIGWGYIGKYRKIHLFYREKLFFEPGNLGFHVFNIGIAKVGIMICFDWFFPEAMRTLALKGADIVAHPANLVMPYAPRAMPIRSLENRVFSITANRIGEERGLKFIGMSQINSPKAEILLRASEDKEEVGVVEINIEEARNKKINEYNDIFKDRQPKYYFV; this is encoded by the coding sequence ATGAGAATAGGGTTTATTCAGATGGAACCCAAGCTTTTGGATCTAAACGCTAATTTAAGCAAAGCTGAGAAGCTTTTAAAAGAGGCTGCCAAGCAAGAGGCTCAGTTGGTTGTTTTTCCTGAACTCTTTGATACTGGTTACAACTTTGAGAGTAAGGAAGAAGTTGAAAGCATAGCTCAGCAGATACCAGATGGAGAAACCACACAGTTCTTAATAGAGCAGGCAAAAGAGCATGAAATGTTTATTGTGGCTGGAACTGCTGAGAAAGATGAAAAAGGTAAACTTTACAATTCTGCTGTTCTTGTGGGACCAATTGGATGGGGTTACATAGGGAAATACCGCAAGATTCACCTTTTCTACAGAGAAAAGCTGTTCTTTGAGCCGGGGAATTTGGGATTTCATGTGTTCAATATTGGAATAGCAAAAGTAGGCATAATGATCTGCTTTGACTGGTTCTTCCCAGAAGCTATGAGAACCTTAGCGTTAAAAGGTGCTGACATAGTTGCTCATCCAGCGAATCTTGTAATGCCTTATGCCCCAAGGGCAATGCCAATTAGGAGCTTAGAAAACAGGGTTTTTTCAATTACAGCTAACAGGATCGGAGAAGAGAGAGGGCTCAAGTTCATTGGAATGAGTCAGATAAACTCACCAAAGGCTGAGATCTTGCTTAGAGCTAGTGAAGACAAAGAAGAGGTTGGTGTTGTAGAAATAAATATAGAAGAAGCACGGAATAAAAAGATAAACGAATACAACGATATTTTCAAGGACAGGCAGCCTAAGTATTATTTTGTCTGA
- a CDS encoding metallophosphoesterase translates to MTLDFESLSLELETSKGKGLVFADPHIAFELSRGLRIRTKFEKKLAEFVKLKNPDFVVILGDIKEPLGINTFTKKLLIEFFSELRDFEVIITRGNHDGKIEEALRDFENVKVVGYHVIDNLLFLHGHQNLPEVKFEKAFLGHIHPAIAIKFGSIAKKVKCFLRIENFLILPTINPYIEGFDVKEGIKMIPFLKDSKKGDVYLPNGTYIGRINFI, encoded by the coding sequence TTGACTCTTGATTTTGAGAGCCTCTCCCTTGAACTCGAGACATCAAAGGGGAAAGGTTTAGTGTTTGCTGACCCCCACATAGCTTTTGAGCTTTCAAGGGGATTAAGAATAAGAACAAAATTTGAAAAAAAGCTCGCTGAGTTTGTAAAGCTCAAAAACCCAGATTTTGTGGTAATTTTAGGTGATATCAAAGAACCCCTTGGAATTAATACATTTACAAAAAAGCTTCTCATAGAGTTCTTCTCTGAGCTTAGAGACTTTGAGGTAATAATAACAAGAGGGAATCATGATGGAAAAATTGAAGAAGCTTTGAGGGATTTTGAAAACGTTAAAGTAGTTGGATACCACGTAATAGACAATCTCCTTTTCCTTCACGGCCATCAAAATCTCCCAGAGGTAAAGTTTGAAAAAGCTTTTCTTGGACATATTCATCCAGCAATTGCAATAAAATTTGGGAGCATTGCAAAAAAAGTAAAATGCTTTTTGAGAATCGAAAATTTCCTAATTCTCCCTACGATAAACCCCTACATAGAGGGATTTGACGTAAAAGAAGGAATCAAGATGATTCCCTTCTTGAAAGATAGTAAAAAAGGAGATGTATATTTGCCTAATGGAACCTATATTGGCAGAATAAATTTCATTTAG
- a CDS encoding transcriptional regulator, translating to MNEIHEKLESLLRSLGVKKTEIRIYRLLLEKKVPMRITEIQRELGISERSVREHVLSLYRKGLLKRELIQKGWLGYVYTATSPTELLEKLKENIVKKINELERELKEKEKEI from the coding sequence ATGAATGAGATACATGAGAAGCTTGAAAGCTTGTTAAGATCATTGGGTGTTAAAAAAACTGAAATCAGAATTTATCGATTACTTCTGGAGAAAAAAGTACCCATGAGAATTACGGAGATTCAAAGAGAGCTAGGTATAAGTGAGAGAAGCGTGAGAGAGCACGTGCTAAGCCTATATAGAAAAGGGCTCCTAAAGAGAGAGCTAATCCAAAAGGGATGGCTCGGCTACGTTTACACTGCAACGTCACCAACAGAACTCCTTGAAAAGCTGAAAGAGAACATCGTTAAAAAGATAAACGAGCTAGAGAGAGAATTGAAAGAGAAGGAGAAGGAAATCTAA